One region of Streptomyces sp. CG4 genomic DNA includes:
- a CDS encoding sulfite oxidase-like oxidoreductase — protein sequence MNVTRGFTGRPRVHHPGLPPGQYDAGEDWPVLSAEVTPDLAAADWSFRIDGLVERPHTWDWDTAHALPASAYAGDIHCVTGWSKFGVRFGGVSLDAFLHVVRPHVSATHVIAASHTGYTTNLPLADLTGGQAWIVWEYDGKPLPSEHGGPARLLVPHLYFWKSAKWIAGLTLLDHDEAGFWERNGYHERGNPWEEQRYSGD from the coding sequence ATGAACGTCACGCGAGGCTTCACGGGCCGCCCGCGCGTCCACCATCCGGGGCTGCCGCCCGGGCAGTACGACGCGGGCGAGGACTGGCCCGTCCTGTCCGCCGAGGTCACGCCCGACCTCGCGGCGGCCGACTGGTCCTTCCGCATCGACGGCCTGGTCGAACGGCCGCACACCTGGGACTGGGACACCGCGCACGCGTTGCCGGCGTCGGCGTACGCCGGTGACATCCACTGTGTCACCGGCTGGTCGAAGTTCGGTGTGCGTTTCGGCGGCGTCTCGCTGGACGCGTTCCTTCATGTGGTGCGGCCCCATGTGTCCGCCACCCATGTGATCGCCGCCTCTCATACGGGCTACACCACCAATCTGCCGCTCGCCGACCTCACCGGCGGGCAGGCCTGGATCGTCTGGGAGTACGACGGGAAGCCGTTGCCGTCCGAGCACGGCGGCCCGGCGCGACTGCTGGTACCCCATCTGTACTTCTGGAAGAGCGCCAAGTGGATCGCGGGCCTCACGCTGCTCGACCACGACGAGGCGGGCTTCTGGGAGCGCAACGGCTACCACGAGCGCGGCAACCCCTGGGAGGAACAGCGGTACTCCGGTGACTGA
- a CDS encoding ferredoxin reductase, which produces MTDTVRTTDRRFAVPGRIAVSEQAAAVWQTATLTEIRRETPHAATFRLAVPDWAGHLPGQHLMLRLTAPDGYVAQRHYSIASAPDDSGHIELTLDQVPDGEVSGWFHTVARPGDTVEVRGPLSGFFAWPGDRPALLLGAGSGIVPLMSMVRHHRGRGLTVPLRMLVSARSPEELIYGSELGAETTPVFTRSAPPGVPVGRLTAAHVAPLLAERPSGGWEAYVCGSNGFAEHASRLLVAAGQPVDRIRIERFG; this is translated from the coding sequence GTGACTGACACGGTGCGGACGACCGACCGACGGTTCGCGGTGCCCGGGCGCATCGCGGTGAGCGAGCAGGCGGCTGCGGTGTGGCAGACCGCCACACTGACGGAGATCCGGCGCGAGACGCCGCACGCGGCCACCTTCCGGCTGGCGGTGCCGGACTGGGCGGGGCATCTGCCCGGCCAGCACCTGATGCTGCGACTGACCGCGCCGGACGGCTATGTGGCGCAGCGCCACTACTCGATCGCCTCGGCGCCGGACGACTCCGGGCACATCGAGCTGACCCTGGATCAGGTGCCGGACGGGGAGGTCTCCGGCTGGTTCCACACGGTGGCCCGCCCCGGTGACACGGTGGAGGTGCGCGGGCCGCTCAGCGGTTTCTTCGCCTGGCCGGGCGACCGGCCCGCGCTGCTGCTCGGCGCCGGCTCCGGGATCGTCCCGCTCATGTCGATGGTGCGGCACCACCGCGGGCGCGGCCTCACGGTGCCGCTGCGCATGCTGGTGTCCGCGCGCAGCCCCGAGGAGCTGATCTACGGGTCCGAGCTGGGCGCGGAGACGACGCCCGTCTTCACCCGCAGCGCCCCACCGGGGGTGCCGGTGGGCCGTCTGACGGCCGCACATGTGGCGCCGCTCCTGGCCGAGCGGCCTTCCGGTGGGTGGGAGGCCTATGTGTGCGGATCCAACGGTTTCGCCGAACACGCGTCCCGGCTGCTGGTGGCCGCGGGTCAGCCGGTGGACCGGATCCGTATCGAGCGCTTCGGCTGA
- a CDS encoding acetylxylan esterase, whose product MALFDLPLDELRAHRSESTEPEDFDAFWDKTLEEAREHELDARFEPVDTGLSTVQVYDVTFAGFGGHPVKGWLLLPAGASEPLPLVVEFIGYGGGRGLPHEHLLWASTGRAHFVMDTRGQGSAWGGGGGTADPVGAAPAYPGFMTRGIDAPESYYYRRVFTDAVRAVEAARAHPLTDAARTVALGASQGGGIALAVGALVPDLVAVAPDVPFLCDFPRATILTDRHPYREIGLFLKTHRGRSAEVQRTLAYFDGVHFAARGRAPALFSAALEDQTCPPSTVFAAFNAWAHEDKAIEVYDFNDHEGGGPFHEAEKVRWLRSYT is encoded by the coding sequence ATGGCCCTGTTCGACCTTCCCCTCGACGAGCTCCGCGCACACCGCAGCGAGTCCACCGAGCCGGAGGACTTCGACGCCTTCTGGGACAAGACCCTGGAGGAGGCGCGCGAGCACGAGCTGGACGCCCGTTTCGAACCGGTGGACACGGGGCTGTCCACGGTCCAGGTGTACGACGTGACGTTCGCCGGGTTCGGCGGCCATCCGGTCAAGGGGTGGCTGCTGCTGCCGGCCGGCGCGAGCGAACCCCTGCCGCTGGTGGTGGAGTTCATCGGCTACGGCGGCGGGCGCGGGCTCCCGCACGAGCATCTGCTGTGGGCGTCGACCGGCCGGGCGCACTTCGTGATGGACACGCGCGGCCAGGGCAGCGCGTGGGGCGGCGGCGGTGGCACGGCGGACCCGGTGGGCGCGGCACCGGCGTACCCCGGCTTCATGACGCGCGGCATCGACGCGCCCGAGAGCTACTACTACCGCCGGGTGTTCACGGACGCCGTACGCGCCGTCGAGGCGGCCCGGGCGCACCCGCTGACCGACGCGGCGCGCACGGTGGCGCTCGGCGCGAGTCAGGGCGGCGGCATCGCTCTGGCCGTCGGCGCGCTGGTGCCCGACCTCGTCGCGGTGGCGCCGGACGTGCCGTTCCTGTGCGACTTCCCGCGCGCGACGATCCTGACGGACCGTCATCCGTACCGCGAGATCGGCCTGTTCCTCAAGACGCACCGCGGCCGCTCGGCGGAGGTGCAGCGCACGCTGGCGTACTTCGACGGGGTGCACTTCGCGGCGCGGGGCCGGGCGCCGGCGCTGTTCTCGGCGGCGCTGGAGGACCAGACCTGCCCGCCGTCGACGGTGTTCGCCGCCTTCAACGCCTGGGCGCACGAGGACAAGGCGATCGAGGTCTACGACTTCAACGACCACGAGGGCGGCGGTCCCTTCCACGAGGCGGAGAAGGTCCGCTGGCTGCGGTCGTACACCTGA
- a CDS encoding NADP-dependent oxidoreductase gives MPKAYVYTRHGGPETEALIDLDRPSPGPGEILIAVRAAGVNPVDWKLRQGFRRPDEGDQVFPTVFGSEAAGVVAEVGAGVSGFAAGDEVFGSTAQGGYAEYALLTADVTAHKPAALSFRDAATLPVAAATAYDGVRQLGLPGGATLLVTGAGGGVGTAVVQIARAFGLRVVGVAGEGKKDFVESLGAVHVSSGSELAERVRAVARDGIDGVYDLVGGPVLTEAAELLKDRGKLVTAGSRQETVAALGGDRVQRARTAAVLQAVADLAVRGALNPHVSRVFPLEEAGAALRAVEDGHALGKIVIEVAV, from the coding sequence ATGCCCAAGGCGTACGTCTACACGCGGCACGGGGGACCGGAGACCGAGGCGCTGATCGACCTGGACCGCCCGAGCCCCGGCCCCGGCGAGATCCTGATCGCGGTCCGCGCGGCCGGCGTCAATCCCGTCGACTGGAAGCTGCGCCAGGGCTTCCGCCGCCCCGACGAGGGCGATCAGGTCTTTCCCACGGTCTTCGGCAGCGAGGCGGCCGGCGTCGTGGCGGAGGTCGGTGCGGGAGTCTCCGGCTTCGCCGCCGGCGACGAGGTGTTCGGCAGCACCGCCCAGGGCGGATACGCCGAGTACGCCCTGCTCACCGCCGACGTGACCGCTCACAAACCCGCCGCGCTGTCCTTCCGTGACGCCGCCACCCTCCCGGTCGCCGCCGCCACCGCGTACGACGGTGTCCGCCAGCTCGGCCTGCCCGGGGGAGCGACCCTGCTGGTCACGGGCGCGGGCGGCGGGGTCGGCACCGCGGTCGTGCAGATCGCCCGCGCCTTCGGACTGCGCGTCGTGGGCGTGGCCGGCGAGGGGAAGAAGGACTTCGTGGAGTCCCTCGGCGCGGTGCACGTGTCCTCCGGGTCCGAACTGGCCGAGCGGGTGCGGGCCGTCGCCCGCGACGGCATCGACGGGGTGTACGACCTGGTGGGAGGCCCGGTGCTCACCGAGGCCGCCGAGCTGCTCAAGGACCGCGGCAAGCTGGTCACCGCCGGCTCCCGGCAGGAGACCGTCGCCGCGCTCGGCGGCGACCGCGTCCAGCGCGCCCGCACCGCCGCCGTCCTTCAGGCGGTGGCCGACCTCGCCGTGCGCGGCGCGCTGAATCCGCACGTCAGCCGGGTCTTCCCGCTGGAGGAGGCAGGCGCGGCGCTGCGCGCCGTGGAGGACGGGCACGCCCTCGGCAAGATCGTGATCGAGGTGGCCGTGTGA
- a CDS encoding DUF3592 domain-containing protein has protein sequence MRTRVRGWRWQRNPLRRRSDVVEAWTVLIVAVLLFVVTPLVGVAAGLHAHDHARTVAAAQRAERHQVRALVIGDRPERVSAVQSDREHPYRARVRWTEPGKGTRTAWARVPAGTRAGDTVTVWFDTRGRGVGPPPDRATVLQHAVTVGVSAAGAAAAVVLLGHAVERRIALRHRLAEWEREWERTGPRWTQPQA, from the coding sequence ATGCGTACCCGGGTGCGCGGCTGGCGCTGGCAGCGCAATCCGCTGCGGCGCCGCTCGGATGTCGTCGAGGCCTGGACGGTGCTGATCGTCGCCGTCCTCTTGTTCGTCGTCACGCCGCTGGTGGGCGTGGCTGCCGGGCTCCACGCCCATGACCATGCCCGGACCGTCGCGGCCGCGCAGCGGGCCGAGCGCCACCAGGTGCGCGCGCTGGTGATCGGCGACCGGCCCGAGCGGGTGTCCGCCGTGCAGAGCGACCGCGAGCACCCGTACCGCGCCCGGGTCCGCTGGACCGAGCCCGGCAAGGGGACCCGTACGGCGTGGGCCCGGGTGCCGGCGGGGACCCGGGCCGGGGACACGGTCACCGTGTGGTTCGACACCCGCGGCCGCGGTGTCGGGCCGCCACCGGACCGCGCGACGGTCCTGCAGCACGCGGTGACCGTCGGGGTGTCCGCGGCGGGTGCCGCGGCGGCCGTCGTACTCCTCGGACACGCCGTCGAGCGCCGGATCGCGCTGCGGCACCGGCTCGCGGAGTGGGAGCGGGAGTGGGAGCGGACGGGACCGAGGTGGACCCAGCCCCAGGCGTGA
- a CDS encoding GNAT family N-acetyltransferase, with product MTGTGAGERTAADAPHVLDNPALASLTGPHAHFAERRGRVLRYPVDVSPWLALPDAPDARDWADLAALAGPGAEIPLPGYRGEVPDGWEITFRVEGVQLVDDGLVAAPDAEAVRLGPADVPEMLDLVARTQPGPFEPRTIELGTYLGIRHGGALVAMAGERLHPPGWTEISAVCTDPAVRGEGLATRLIRAVAHGIRERGETPFLHTGAHNTNAIRLYESLGFRLRRRTAFLAARAPERLTDDRTAVPVA from the coding sequence ATAACGGGCACGGGCGCCGGCGAGCGGACCGCCGCGGACGCCCCGCACGTCCTCGACAACCCCGCGCTGGCCTCGCTCACCGGCCCGCACGCGCATTTCGCCGAGCGGCGCGGCCGGGTGCTGCGCTATCCCGTCGACGTGTCGCCGTGGCTGGCGCTGCCCGACGCACCGGACGCACGGGACTGGGCGGACCTGGCCGCGCTGGCCGGCCCCGGCGCGGAGATCCCGCTGCCGGGTTACCGGGGTGAGGTGCCGGACGGCTGGGAGATCACCTTCCGGGTCGAGGGCGTGCAGCTCGTCGACGACGGACTGGTCGCCGCACCGGACGCGGAGGCGGTGCGCCTCGGCCCGGCGGACGTCCCCGAGATGCTCGACCTCGTGGCCCGCACCCAGCCCGGCCCCTTCGAGCCCCGCACCATCGAACTCGGCACCTACCTGGGGATCCGGCATGGCGGGGCGCTGGTCGCCATGGCGGGGGAGCGGCTGCACCCACCGGGCTGGACCGAGATCAGCGCGGTCTGCACCGACCCGGCCGTCCGCGGCGAGGGCCTCGCCACCCGGCTGATCCGCGCGGTCGCGCACGGCATACGGGAGCGTGGCGAGACACCGTTCCTGCACACCGGTGCCCACAACACGAACGCCATCCGGCTGTACGAGTCCCTGGGCTTCCGGCTGCGCCGCCGTACGGCCTTCCTCGCGGCCCGCGCCCCGGAGCGGCTGACGGACGACCGGACCGCGGTACCGGTGGCGTGA
- a CDS encoding putative protein N(5)-glutamine methyltransferase — MPSLSSSPSAVVSALRAAGCVFAEDEAELILATARTAGEVTSMVDRRVAGLPLEQVLGWARFHGLRVVVEPGVFVPRRRTEFLIDQALAQAPRATVVVDLCCGSGALSAALAAALDGAEVHAADIDPAAVRCAGRNLAPYGGRAHAGDLYAALPAALRGRVGILTANVPYVPTAELPLLPPEARDHEPRVALDGGADGLDVLRRVAAGAAEWLAPGGCLLTETSERQAPAAVRAFTDAGLTTRLAVSEELSAHVVIGVRP, encoded by the coding sequence ATGCCCTCACTCTCTTCCTCCCCTTCCGCCGTCGTCTCCGCGCTGCGTGCCGCCGGGTGCGTCTTCGCCGAGGACGAGGCGGAGTTGATCCTCGCCACCGCCCGCACCGCCGGGGAAGTGACCTCGATGGTGGACCGGCGCGTCGCCGGGCTCCCGCTCGAACAGGTCCTCGGCTGGGCCCGGTTCCACGGACTGCGTGTCGTGGTGGAACCGGGGGTGTTCGTCCCCCGCCGCCGCACCGAGTTCCTGATCGACCAGGCGCTGGCCCAGGCGCCGCGGGCGACCGTGGTCGTCGACCTGTGCTGCGGCTCCGGCGCGCTCAGCGCGGCCCTTGCCGCCGCCCTGGACGGCGCCGAGGTGCACGCCGCCGACATCGACCCGGCCGCCGTACGCTGTGCCGGGCGCAACCTTGCCCCCTACGGCGGCCGGGCCCACGCCGGCGACCTCTACGCCGCGCTGCCCGCCGCCCTGCGCGGCCGTGTCGGCATCCTCACCGCCAACGTGCCCTACGTCCCCACCGCCGAGCTGCCCCTGCTGCCGCCGGAGGCCCGCGACCACGAACCCCGGGTCGCCCTGGACGGCGGCGCGGACGGCCTGGACGTGCTGCGCCGGGTGGCCGCCGGGGCCGCGGAGTGGCTCGCGCCGGGCGGCTGTCTGCTGACGGAGACCAGCGAACGCCAGGCACCGGCGGCCGTACGGGCTTTCACCGACGCGGGCCTGACGACCCGTCTGGCGGTGTCCGAGGAGCTGTCCGCGCACGTGGTGATCGGCGTACGACCGTGA
- a CDS encoding AAA family ATPase, whose product MPSYASTTLPADQPGAPQLAVADTLLTLLRDTTTEPRADVQLEALTLAVAADLPVLLWGEPGIGKTAALTQLATALDLPLTTVIASVHEPSDFSGLPVVGDDPAVQGVPMAPPDWAVRLVRAGRGLLFLDELSTAPPAVQAALLRLVLERRIGALRLPPGVRIVAAANPRSSAADGWELSPPLANRFVHLQWEHDHDVVVRGLGGTWPRATLPALDPERLPGAVAFARRAVCEFLVARPGLVHRLPNGESRRGGAWPSPRSWEATLRLIAFATAAGSARDVLSLLVRGTVGDGPGLELLASLDRMDLPDPETLLADPAGAELPERGDLRQAVLDGVVAAVRRRPERARWDAAWALLVRAMETGAPDVVVVPATTLASLRREDWDVPAAIERLAGAVSLSRRADAAARLAAGTAGARP is encoded by the coding sequence ATGCCTTCGTACGCTTCCACCACTCTGCCCGCAGACCAGCCGGGCGCTCCCCAACTCGCCGTCGCCGACACGTTGTTGACCTTGCTCCGGGACACCACCACCGAACCCCGCGCCGACGTCCAGCTGGAGGCGCTGACGCTGGCCGTGGCCGCCGATCTTCCGGTGCTGCTCTGGGGTGAGCCCGGCATCGGCAAGACGGCGGCGCTGACCCAGCTCGCCACCGCCCTGGACCTGCCGCTCACCACCGTGATCGCGAGTGTGCACGAGCCGTCCGACTTCTCCGGCCTGCCCGTCGTAGGAGACGATCCCGCCGTGCAGGGCGTCCCGATGGCCCCGCCGGACTGGGCGGTGCGGCTCGTGCGGGCCGGGCGGGGGCTGCTGTTCCTGGACGAGCTGTCCACCGCTCCCCCGGCGGTGCAGGCGGCACTGCTGCGGCTGGTGCTGGAGCGGCGGATCGGCGCGCTGCGGCTGCCGCCCGGGGTGCGGATCGTGGCCGCGGCCAACCCGCGTTCCTCGGCGGCCGACGGCTGGGAGCTGAGCCCGCCGCTGGCCAACCGGTTCGTGCATCTGCAGTGGGAGCACGACCACGACGTCGTCGTACGGGGCCTCGGCGGGACCTGGCCGCGGGCGACCCTGCCCGCGCTCGACCCGGAGCGGCTGCCCGGGGCCGTGGCGTTCGCCCGGCGCGCGGTGTGCGAGTTCCTCGTCGCCCGGCCGGGACTCGTCCACCGGCTGCCGAACGGCGAGAGCCGGCGGGGCGGCGCCTGGCCGTCGCCGCGCAGCTGGGAGGCGACGCTGCGGCTGATCGCCTTCGCGACCGCCGCCGGATCCGCCCGGGACGTGCTGTCGCTGCTGGTGCGGGGCACCGTGGGCGACGGTCCGGGGCTGGAGCTGCTGGCGAGTCTGGACCGGATGGATCTGCCCGACCCGGAGACGCTGCTCGCCGACCCGGCGGGTGCCGAGCTGCCCGAGCGCGGGGATCTGCGGCAGGCCGTGCTGGACGGCGTGGTGGCCGCGGTCCGCAGGCGTCCGGAGCGCGCCCGCTGGGACGCGGCCTGGGCGTTGCTGGTGCGGGCGATGGAGACCGGGGCCCCGGACGTGGTGGTCGTCCCGGCGACCACGCTGGCCTCCCTGCGCCGGGAGGACTGGGACGTACCGGCGGCGATCGAACGGCTCGCCGGGGCGGTGTCGTTGTCCCGGCGGGCCGACGCGGCCGCCCGCCTGGCAGCGGGCACCGCGGGGGCGCGCCCATGA
- a CDS encoding SpoIIE family protein phosphatase: protein MSAAEAPVPERGEPVRGPVRPGGLLDVLGVASVVLDTTGRIVLWSPQAEELFGYSAQEALGEYAARLMVHEQHWELVGRLFADVMRTGQSWAGGFPVRHKDGSTRLVEFRNMRLLDDRGEVYALGLAADQSTVRRLEQDVALSERMVKQSPIGYAVLDTALRYVSVNPALEKINGVPEAAHVGRTLREVLPMLNSEPVLADARRVLDTGVPVIDNTLVGRTPADPDEDHTWAHSLYRLEDAMGNVLGVAVTVVDITEQHRAALQAEAARSRLAVIADASARIGTTLELDRTACELAEIAVPELADVAAVDLLDSVVEGRPSTLGPSEAAVIRALAVRPPDDSDAVRAADPPGRIARYASDRLVTECVRSGEAVLVPQVKDADLPRIARSAESAELLGRAGLHSYLAVPLIARGEVLGALDLKRTRNPEPFGEDDVVLARELAARAAVQIDNARWYQNARNTALTLQRSLLPSRPPVTTALEVASRYQPAGATSEVGGDWFDVIPLEGGKTALVVGDVMGSGISAAATMGQLRTATTTLAALDLDPALLLEHLDKTTSALDHSIATCVYAVHDPHLRQCRIANAGHLPPARVRPGRPPELLDLPTGVPLGVGGVEFSTVTVDFQPGDELVFYTDGLVETRSHSLDERLDFLLSLLDAPARALEETCDLLLRTLHHPDNHDDVALLIARAQHLPL, encoded by the coding sequence ATGAGTGCAGCCGAGGCTCCGGTACCGGAGCGCGGTGAGCCCGTGCGCGGGCCCGTGCGGCCCGGCGGCCTGCTCGACGTACTCGGCGTGGCGTCGGTGGTGCTCGACACCACCGGCCGGATCGTGCTGTGGAGCCCGCAGGCGGAGGAGCTGTTCGGCTACAGCGCACAGGAGGCCCTCGGCGAGTACGCGGCCCGGCTCATGGTCCACGAGCAGCACTGGGAGCTGGTCGGCCGGCTCTTCGCCGATGTGATGCGCACCGGGCAGAGCTGGGCGGGCGGCTTCCCGGTCCGGCACAAGGACGGCAGCACCCGCCTGGTGGAGTTCCGCAACATGCGGCTGCTGGACGACCGCGGCGAGGTGTACGCACTGGGACTCGCCGCCGACCAGTCGACCGTGCGGCGGCTGGAGCAGGACGTGGCACTGTCCGAGCGCATGGTGAAGCAGTCGCCGATCGGCTACGCCGTCCTGGACACCGCGCTGCGGTACGTCTCGGTCAACCCGGCCCTGGAGAAGATCAACGGGGTGCCGGAGGCCGCGCACGTGGGACGGACCCTGCGCGAAGTGCTCCCCATGCTGAACTCCGAGCCCGTGCTGGCCGACGCCCGGCGGGTGCTGGACACCGGCGTACCCGTGATCGACAACACGCTGGTCGGCCGTACCCCCGCCGATCCGGACGAGGACCACACCTGGGCGCATTCGCTGTACCGGCTCGAGGACGCCATGGGCAATGTGCTCGGTGTCGCGGTCACGGTGGTCGACATCACCGAGCAGCACCGGGCCGCCCTGCAGGCGGAGGCCGCCCGCAGCCGGCTCGCGGTCATCGCCGACGCCTCCGCGCGGATCGGTACGACTCTCGAACTGGACCGCACCGCCTGCGAGTTGGCCGAGATCGCCGTACCGGAACTCGCCGACGTGGCCGCGGTGGACCTGCTGGACTCCGTGGTGGAGGGCCGGCCCAGCACGCTCGGCCCGTCGGAGGCGGCGGTGATCCGGGCCCTCGCGGTGCGCCCGCCGGACGACTCGGACGCTGTACGGGCCGCCGACCCGCCCGGCCGGATCGCCCGCTACGCTTCCGACCGCCTGGTCACCGAGTGCGTGCGCTCAGGCGAGGCGGTGCTGGTGCCGCAGGTGAAGGACGCGGACCTGCCGCGCATCGCCCGCTCCGCCGAGTCGGCCGAACTGCTGGGCCGGGCGGGACTGCACTCGTATCTGGCGGTGCCGCTGATCGCGCGCGGCGAGGTGCTCGGTGCCCTGGATCTCAAACGGACCCGCAATCCCGAGCCGTTCGGCGAGGACGACGTGGTGCTCGCCCGGGAGCTGGCCGCCCGCGCGGCCGTGCAGATCGACAACGCGCGCTGGTACCAGAACGCCCGCAACACCGCCCTCACCCTGCAGCGCAGCCTGCTGCCCAGCCGTCCGCCGGTCACGACCGCCCTGGAGGTGGCCTCCCGCTACCAGCCCGCCGGGGCCACCAGCGAGGTCGGCGGCGACTGGTTCGACGTCATCCCGCTGGAAGGCGGCAAGACCGCGCTCGTGGTGGGCGATGTGATGGGCAGCGGGATCAGCGCGGCCGCGACCATGGGACAGCTGCGCACGGCGACGACCACGCTGGCCGCCCTCGACCTCGATCCGGCGCTGCTGCTGGAGCACCTGGACAAGACGACGTCGGCTCTCGACCACTCGATCGCGACCTGTGTCTACGCCGTCCACGATCCGCATCTGCGCCAGTGCCGGATCGCCAACGCCGGCCATCTGCCGCCGGCCCGGGTCCGCCCGGGCCGGCCGCCGGAACTGCTCGACCTGCCGACCGGGGTGCCGCTGGGCGTCGGCGGGGTGGAGTTCTCCACCGTCACCGTCGACTTCCAGCCCGGCGACGAGCTGGTGTTCTACACCGACGGGCTGGTGGAGACCCGCAGCCACTCCCTGGACGAACGCCTGGACTTCCTGCTGTCCCTGCTCGACGCCCCCGCCCGCGCCCTGGAGGAGACCTGCGACCTCCTGCTGCGCACCCTGCACCACCCCGACAACCACGACGATGTCGCCCTGCTCATCGCCCGGGCGCAGCATCTGCCGTTGTGA
- a CDS encoding MarR family winged helix-turn-helix transcriptional regulator, whose amino-acid sequence MTIFARRARASAGRMHPELSLVSYTLLGHLEERDSCRATDLAAHYALDKSTVSRQVSALERAGLIERRLDPEDHRVQVLHLTEAGREILAQVTRSRRAAFRERLADWPEEDLVRFAAYLERYNTDPGETGSA is encoded by the coding sequence ATGACCATCTTCGCCCGCCGGGCCCGTGCCTCGGCGGGCCGCATGCATCCCGAGCTGTCGCTGGTGTCGTACACCCTGCTCGGCCATCTGGAGGAGCGCGACAGCTGCCGGGCGACGGACCTCGCGGCGCACTACGCGCTCGACAAGTCCACGGTCAGCCGCCAGGTGTCCGCGCTGGAGCGGGCTGGACTGATCGAGCGCCGCCTGGACCCGGAGGACCACCGGGTCCAGGTGCTGCATCTGACAGAGGCGGGCCGGGAGATCCTCGCCCAGGTCACCCGCAGCCGTCGGGCCGCGTTCCGCGAGCGCCTCGCGGACTGGCCGGAGGAGGATCTGGTGCGCTTCGCGGCCTACCTGGAGCGGTACAACACGGATCCGGGCGAGACGGGGTCCGCCTGA
- a CDS encoding VWA-like domain-containing protein yields MTADAPGALDLGKLFAARLHAARARPYLATALFALRPVESRAVPTMGVDRYWRCYVSPAFVDRTPPAELAAVWVHEVSHLLRDHHGRSERYAREHRLTGPAERLRMNIAADCEINDDVYGDGLAHPEDCVTPHRLGLREGELMEDYLRQFRLGPDLERLAWLDCGSGADGLDRGWELGPDGAHGLSEQERDAIRFRVAQGIKGAPGSAPQGWRRWAEEVLHPPQPWRQLLGSALRSAISGPGAGEDYHYGRPARRSAGLPRVVLPSLRRRPPRVCVVVDTSGSVSDAELGSALLEVAAISRAVGGRRDLVSVLSCDAAAQTVQPVCRTEGIELVGGGGTDLRTGFARALRTRPDVVVVLTDGQTPWPAERPACRTVVGLFPRTGGSYDENDPAYRPDAPPAWARVVTIGSATG; encoded by the coding sequence ATGACGGCGGACGCGCCCGGCGCGCTGGACCTCGGCAAGCTCTTCGCCGCGCGGCTGCACGCGGCCCGCGCCCGGCCGTACCTGGCGACGGCGCTGTTCGCGCTGCGGCCGGTGGAGTCGCGGGCGGTGCCGACGATGGGGGTCGACCGGTACTGGCGCTGTTATGTGTCCCCGGCGTTCGTGGACCGCACACCGCCGGCGGAGCTGGCCGCGGTGTGGGTGCACGAGGTGTCTCACCTGCTGCGCGACCATCACGGGCGCAGCGAGCGGTATGCCCGCGAGCACCGGCTGACCGGTCCCGCGGAGCGCTTGCGGATGAACATCGCCGCGGACTGCGAGATCAACGACGACGTGTACGGCGACGGGCTGGCGCATCCCGAGGACTGCGTGACGCCGCACCGACTGGGGCTTCGCGAAGGCGAGTTGATGGAGGACTACCTGCGGCAGTTCCGGCTCGGGCCGGACCTGGAGCGCCTGGCCTGGCTGGACTGCGGTAGCGGCGCCGACGGGCTGGACCGGGGGTGGGAGCTGGGTCCGGACGGCGCGCACGGGCTGAGCGAGCAGGAGCGGGACGCGATCCGGTTCCGGGTGGCGCAGGGCATCAAGGGCGCTCCGGGGAGCGCCCCGCAGGGCTGGCGGCGCTGGGCGGAGGAGGTGCTCCATCCGCCGCAGCCGTGGCGCCAGTTGCTGGGCTCGGCGCTCCGCTCGGCGATCTCCGGACCGGGTGCGGGTGAGGACTACCACTACGGCCGTCCGGCCCGGCGTTCGGCCGGGCTGCCCCGGGTCGTCCTGCCGAGTCTGCGGCGCCGGCCGCCTCGGGTGTGCGTGGTCGTCGACACCTCGGGGTCGGTCAGTGACGCCGAACTGGGCAGCGCGCTGCTGGAGGTGGCCGCGATCAGCCGGGCCGTGGGCGGCCGCCGGGACCTGGTCTCCGTGCTGTCCTGCGACGCCGCGGCCCAGACGGTGCAGCCGGTGTGCCGGACGGAGGGCATCGAGCTGGTGGGCGGCGGCGGGACGGATCTGCGCACCGGGTTCGCCCGTGCGCTGCGGACGCGCCCCGACGTGGTGGTGGTCCTGACCGACGGGCAGACTCCGTGGCCCGCGGAGCGGCCGGCCTGCCGAACGGTGGTGGGGCTGTTCCCGCGGACCGGCGGGTCGTACGACGAGAACGATCCCGCTTACCGGCCGGACGCACCGCCGGCGTGGGCGCGGGTGGTGACGATCGGGTCGGCGACGGGATGA